The following proteins come from a genomic window of Solwaraspora sp. WMMA2065:
- a CDS encoding diacylglycerol kinase family protein encodes MRALLVVNPKATTTSERTRDVIVRALRSEVDLSVASTHRRGHAVALARAAAEDGFDVVVTLGGDGTVNEAVNGLMTSTPAMETLPGAAADRLPALAVVPLGSTNVFARAVGLPPQWPEATSVLLEGLRTGRFRTVGLGRADGRYFTFCAGLGLDAAVIRQVERARLRGRRSTVGLYLRSMVSEFFIGMDRRHPAIRLERAGEPVATELATVVVQNTAPWTFIGERAINPNPEASFDLGLDVMALRQLHVPSTTRTLAQVAASRPDPRGRQLVRLHDLSEFTLSATQPQAFQLDGDYLGERLKVRFAAVREALRVVF; translated from the coding sequence ATGCGGGCCCTCTTGGTGGTCAATCCGAAGGCCACCACCACCAGCGAGCGCACCCGGGACGTGATCGTCCGGGCGTTGCGCAGCGAAGTCGACCTGTCGGTGGCGTCCACCCACCGGCGCGGGCATGCCGTCGCACTGGCCAGGGCGGCCGCTGAGGACGGCTTCGACGTGGTGGTCACGCTGGGCGGCGACGGCACCGTGAACGAGGCCGTCAACGGCCTGATGACGTCCACTCCGGCGATGGAGACGCTGCCGGGTGCGGCAGCGGACCGGCTGCCGGCGCTGGCGGTGGTGCCGCTCGGCTCGACGAACGTCTTCGCCCGCGCGGTGGGGCTGCCGCCGCAGTGGCCGGAGGCGACGAGCGTACTGCTGGAGGGTCTGCGGACCGGGCGGTTCCGTACCGTCGGGCTGGGCCGCGCCGACGGCCGGTACTTCACCTTCTGCGCCGGGCTGGGGTTGGACGCGGCGGTGATCCGGCAGGTCGAGCGGGCCCGACTGCGCGGGCGCCGGTCCACCGTCGGCCTCTACCTGCGGTCGATGGTCAGCGAGTTCTTCATCGGAATGGACCGGCGGCATCCGGCGATCCGGTTGGAGCGGGCCGGTGAGCCGGTGGCGACGGAACTCGCCACCGTCGTGGTGCAGAACACCGCGCCGTGGACCTTCATCGGTGAGCGGGCGATCAATCCGAATCCGGAGGCGTCCTTCGATCTCGGCCTGGACGTGATGGCGCTTCGCCAATTGCATGTGCCGAGCACCACCCGCACTTTGGCCCAGGTCGCCGCCAGCCGACCGGATCCGCGCGGCCGCCAACTCGTCCGACTGCACGATTTGTCCGAATTTACGCTATCCGCAACACAGCCGCAGGCCTTCCAACTCGACGGAGATTATCTCGGAGAGCGGCTCAAAGTCCGTTTCGCGGCGGTCCGAGAGGCCTTGCGAGTAGTCTTCTGA
- a CDS encoding ATP-binding protein, which produces MSSLVTQSEPTVDDDVVLLTVPADGGYLSVLRTATAGLAARLHFALDEIEDLRIAVDEACAMLLAVAARNADLQCRFSVTDDALTVEVAVATVRGARLPPDSSFAWKVLRALTTSASATASSGQASIRLLTRRFGQH; this is translated from the coding sequence ATGAGTTCGCTGGTCACACAATCCGAGCCGACCGTCGACGATGACGTGGTGCTGCTCACCGTGCCTGCCGACGGCGGCTACCTGAGCGTGCTGCGTACCGCGACGGCCGGGCTGGCCGCACGCCTGCACTTCGCGCTGGACGAGATCGAGGATCTACGGATCGCGGTCGACGAGGCCTGCGCCATGCTGCTCGCCGTCGCCGCCCGCAACGCGGACCTGCAGTGCCGGTTCTCGGTGACCGACGACGCGCTGACCGTCGAGGTCGCCGTCGCGACGGTACGCGGTGCCCGACTGCCACCGGACTCCTCCTTCGCCTGGAAGGTGCTCCGGGCGCTGACCACGTCGGCGTCGGCGACCGCCAGCAGCGGCCAGGCCAGCATCAGGCTGCTCACCCGCCGGTTCGGCCAGCACTGA
- the sodN gene encoding superoxide dismutase, Ni, whose product MRLLRMFTPRTVVSAHCDLPCGVYDPAQARIEAESIKAIAEKYQANTDPEFRTRALIIKEQRSELVKHHLWVLWTDYFKAPHFEKYPQLHQLFNEATKLAGGGGGTKASVDPAKADELLVKIDEIAKIFWETKQA is encoded by the coding sequence ATGCGACTTCTACGCATGTTTACTCCGCGCACGGTGGTCAGCGCCCACTGCGACCTGCCCTGTGGCGTCTACGACCCGGCGCAGGCCCGGATCGAGGCCGAATCCATCAAGGCGATCGCGGAGAAGTACCAGGCGAACACCGACCCGGAGTTCCGCACCCGGGCGCTGATCATCAAGGAGCAACGCTCCGAGCTGGTCAAGCACCACCTGTGGGTGCTCTGGACCGACTACTTCAAGGCGCCGCACTTCGAGAAGTACCCGCAGCTGCACCAGCTGTTCAACGAGGCGACCAAGCTCGCCGGTGGCGGCGGCGGGACCAAGGCGTCGGTCGACCCGGCCAAGGCGGACGAGCTGCTGGTCAAGATCGACGAGATTGCGAAGATCTTCTGGGAGACCAAGCAGGCGTGA
- a CDS encoding S24/S26 family peptidase, whose translation MQVLSPLFAVLVHGPSMAPTLRHGDALLVRRGGRSVRPGDVVVATFRSRPGLLVVKRVVRAESGGWWLRGDNDLVTDDSRAFGVADVRGRVLCRYWPRPRRVSPGHRLR comes from the coding sequence GTGCAAGTGCTTTCGCCGCTGTTCGCCGTGCTCGTGCACGGCCCGTCTATGGCACCCACCTTGCGGCACGGCGACGCGTTGCTGGTCCGCCGGGGCGGGCGGTCGGTCCGCCCCGGGGACGTGGTGGTCGCCACCTTCCGGTCCCGTCCCGGACTGCTGGTGGTCAAACGAGTGGTACGGGCCGAGTCCGGCGGCTGGTGGCTGCGCGGGGACAACGATCTGGTCACCGACGACTCCCGCGCCTTCGGGGTGGCCGACGTGCGTGGCCGGGTGCTGTGCCGCTATTGGCCACGGCCGCGCCGGGTAAGCCCGGGTCACCGACTGCGGTGA
- a CDS encoding NADP-dependent malic enzyme, with protein MSTVAISDPVFDLHRGGKMAITPTVALADRDDLSLAYTPGVARVCEAIAADPTLVDDYTWVSHTVAVITDGTAVLGLGDIGPRAAMPVMEGKAVLFKQFGDVDAVPICLDTRDIDAIVATVTALAPSFGGINLEDISAPRCFEIERRLDEALPIPVFHDDQHGTAIVVLAALRNAVALLDRKLGDLRVVVSGAGAAGVAVTRMLIAGGVDPAKTVVCDSRGIIHSDRADLTGVKAELAAMTAACAGGIADALVGADVLIGLSGGQIDESAVAGMAPGGIIFALANPTPEVHPEIAHRYAALVATGRSDFPNQINNVLAFPGVFRGALDAGATRVTEGMKVAAADAIAGVVADLLQPEAFVPSALDPRVAPAVAAAVAAAARRDGVARR; from the coding sequence ATGTCTACTGTGGCAATCTCTGACCCGGTCTTCGACCTGCATCGGGGCGGCAAGATGGCGATCACGCCCACCGTCGCGCTGGCCGACCGGGACGACCTCTCACTCGCGTACACACCGGGGGTGGCCCGGGTGTGTGAGGCGATCGCGGCCGATCCGACCCTGGTCGACGACTACACCTGGGTGTCGCACACCGTCGCGGTGATCACCGACGGCACCGCGGTGCTCGGTCTCGGCGACATCGGCCCACGCGCCGCGATGCCCGTCATGGAGGGCAAGGCGGTTCTGTTCAAGCAGTTCGGCGACGTCGACGCGGTGCCGATCTGCCTGGACACCCGGGACATCGACGCGATCGTGGCGACCGTCACCGCACTGGCACCGTCGTTCGGCGGGATCAACCTGGAGGACATCAGCGCGCCACGCTGCTTCGAGATCGAGCGACGCCTCGACGAGGCGCTGCCGATCCCGGTCTTCCACGACGATCAGCACGGCACCGCGATCGTGGTGCTGGCGGCCCTGCGCAACGCGGTCGCCCTGCTGGACCGCAAGCTCGGCGACCTGCGGGTGGTGGTCAGCGGCGCCGGCGCGGCCGGCGTCGCGGTGACCCGGATGCTGATCGCCGGCGGCGTCGATCCCGCGAAGACCGTGGTCTGCGACTCGCGCGGCATCATCCACTCCGACCGGGCGGACCTCACCGGGGTCAAGGCCGAGCTGGCCGCGATGACCGCCGCGTGTGCCGGTGGCATCGCCGACGCGCTGGTCGGCGCCGACGTGCTGATCGGCCTCTCCGGCGGGCAGATCGACGAATCGGCGGTCGCCGGCATGGCACCCGGCGGGATCATCTTCGCGCTGGCCAACCCGACTCCGGAGGTCCACCCCGAGATCGCCCACCGGTACGCCGCCCTGGTGGCCACCGGCCGCAGCGACTTCCCCAACCAGATCAACAACGTGCTGGCGTTCCCCGGCGTGTTCCGGGGAGCCCTGGACGCCGGTGCCACCCGGGTCACCGAGGGGATGAAGGTTGCCGCCGCCGACGCGATCGCCGGCGTCGTCGCCGACCTGCTGCAACCGGAGGCGTTCGTGCCGTCGGCACTCGACCCCCGGGTCGCGCCGGCGGTCGCCGCAGCGGTCGCCGCCGCCGCCCGCCGCGACGGCGTCGCCCGTCGCTGA
- a CDS encoding DUF1707 domain-containing protein — MDRPDLRASDEDRERVVRCIERHTSAGRLSLDEHADRVERALCARTHGELASILADLPAEPAAAAPAGPTATHQLVVAFLIAGVTLAVLAALLLLR; from the coding sequence ATGGACCGCCCCGACCTGCGCGCCTCGGACGAGGACCGGGAGCGGGTCGTACGCTGCATCGAGCGGCACACCTCAGCCGGTCGGCTGAGCCTCGATGAGCACGCCGACCGGGTGGAACGGGCCCTGTGCGCCCGGACGCACGGCGAACTGGCATCCATTCTGGCGGACCTGCCGGCCGAGCCGGCCGCGGCTGCCCCGGCCGGCCCGACCGCCACACACCAGCTGGTCGTGGCGTTCCTGATCGCCGGGGTGACACTCGCCGTACTCGCCGCGCTGCTCCTGCTGCGTTGA
- a CDS encoding zinc-binding dehydrogenase, producing the protein MRCMRAVFASTVDADDPLAALRVGDLPEPDLPAPDWTVVEVRASSLNHHDLWSLRGVGLPADRLPMILGCDAAGVDDAGNEVVVHPVVPDPADPRGMSILSERYPGTFADRVAVPRSNLIPKPAGLTFTEAACLPTAWLTAYRMLTTRGRADQAESVLVQGAGGGVATAAVVLAVALGKRVYATSRDESKRDRVAALGATALAPGSRLPERVDVVIETVGAATFDHSMKSAAPGARIVVSGATSGHLPAVDLRRVFAMQLELLGTSMGTPDELRDLLALCAQRGIRPVVDTEYGFSEVRDAFTRLHTGRTFGKLVLDHRR; encoded by the coding sequence GTGCGGTGCATGCGAGCTGTCTTCGCCTCGACGGTCGACGCCGACGACCCGCTCGCCGCGCTGCGCGTCGGCGATCTGCCCGAACCGGACCTGCCCGCCCCGGACTGGACGGTGGTCGAGGTCCGCGCCAGCTCACTCAACCACCACGACCTGTGGTCGCTGCGCGGTGTCGGACTGCCCGCCGACCGGTTACCGATGATCCTCGGCTGTGACGCCGCCGGCGTCGACGACGCCGGCAACGAGGTCGTCGTCCACCCGGTGGTGCCCGACCCGGCGGACCCGCGCGGCATGTCGATCCTGTCCGAGCGCTACCCGGGCACGTTCGCCGACCGGGTAGCGGTGCCCCGGTCGAACCTGATCCCGAAACCAGCCGGGCTGACCTTCACCGAGGCGGCGTGCCTGCCCACCGCCTGGCTGACCGCGTACCGGATGCTGACCACCCGGGGGCGGGCCGACCAAGCCGAGTCGGTGCTGGTCCAGGGAGCGGGCGGCGGGGTGGCGACGGCGGCCGTGGTGCTCGCCGTCGCGCTGGGCAAGCGGGTCTACGCGACCAGCCGGGACGAGAGCAAGCGGGACCGGGTCGCCGCGCTCGGCGCCACCGCCCTGGCGCCGGGCAGCCGACTACCGGAACGGGTCGACGTGGTGATCGAGACCGTCGGTGCGGCCACCTTCGACCATTCGATGAAGTCCGCCGCGCCCGGTGCCCGGATCGTCGTGTCCGGTGCCACCAGCGGTCATCTGCCCGCCGTCGACCTGCGCCGGGTGTTCGCCATGCAGCTGGAGCTCCTCGGCACCTCGATGGGCACCCCCGACGAGCTGCGGGACCTGCTGGCGCTGTGTGCGCAGCGGGGCATCCGGCCGGTCGTCGACACCGAATACGGCTTCAGCGAGGTACGCGACGCCTTCACCCGGCTGCACACCGGCCGCACGTTCGGCAAACTGGTGCTCGACCACCGGCGTTGA
- a CDS encoding chlorophyllase — translation MRDFRPAVAGLLTVGLLTTSLAGCGTAAAPGPVADAPTATQTAPAAGQPDPTSAQPDQRPGRSAPTRRLDVGTRTLDLSRGDRPLPVTVWYPVGGDGPYPVVLFSHGLGGRPADYRTVLSEWAAAGFVVAAPTYPFTSQGGSGGNALDVLNQPADASHVLDELLALDGRDGDEFAGRLDVDWVAAAGHSAGGITTVGLFTAARDDRLDAGVVLAGSALGVGTAFSGAAAPQLFIHGELDEVVSYASGKAAYDRVPWPKAMLSLPDGDHGQSLLRPGNPAYDVVLGTSTDFLRWTLYGDDVARRRLADDPPAGVAVFDNQL, via the coding sequence ATGCGTGACTTCCGTCCGGCGGTAGCCGGCCTGCTCACCGTCGGTCTGCTCACCACCTCGCTGGCCGGATGCGGCACCGCCGCCGCACCCGGCCCGGTGGCCGACGCCCCGACTGCGACGCAGACCGCCCCGGCGGCCGGCCAGCCCGACCCGACGTCCGCGCAGCCCGACCAGCGACCCGGCCGATCGGCACCGACGCGACGGCTCGACGTCGGCACCCGCACCCTCGATCTCAGCCGCGGTGACCGGCCGCTGCCGGTCACCGTCTGGTACCCGGTCGGCGGAGACGGCCCGTACCCGGTCGTGCTGTTCAGCCACGGCCTCGGCGGCAGGCCGGCCGACTACCGTACGGTGCTGTCCGAGTGGGCGGCGGCCGGGTTCGTCGTCGCCGCCCCGACCTACCCGTTCACCAGTCAGGGCGGCTCCGGCGGCAACGCACTGGACGTGCTCAACCAGCCGGCGGACGCGTCGCACGTACTGGACGAGCTGCTGGCGCTCGACGGCCGCGACGGTGACGAGTTCGCCGGCCGGCTCGACGTCGACTGGGTCGCCGCCGCCGGGCATTCAGCCGGCGGGATCACCACCGTCGGGTTGTTCACCGCCGCCCGGGACGACCGGCTGGACGCCGGCGTGGTGCTGGCCGGCAGCGCGCTCGGCGTCGGTACGGCGTTCAGCGGTGCCGCCGCACCGCAGCTGTTCATCCACGGCGAACTGGACGAGGTGGTGTCGTACGCGTCGGGCAAGGCGGCGTACGACCGGGTGCCGTGGCCGAAGGCGATGCTGAGCCTGCCCGACGGCGACCACGGTCAGTCGCTGCTGCGGCCCGGCAACCCGGCGTACGACGTGGTACTCGGCACCAGCACCGACTTCCTGCGGTGGACGCTGTACGGCGACGACGTCGCTCGGCGGCGGCTGGCCGACGACCCGCCGGCCGGGGTCGCCGTCTTCGACAACCAGCTCTGA
- a CDS encoding acetate kinase produces MSDAARILVLNCGSSSLKYQLFDGDRVVDKGTVERIGEPGGGPADHAAALRLMAERVDLAGLGAVGHRVVHGGVRFAEPTLITDGVVTEIERLVPLAPLHNPANLTGIAQARRLLPGVPQVAVFDTAFHRTLPPEQASYAIDVDTAQRYGIRRYGFHGTSHAYVSRRTAALLGRAPADVDVITLHLGNGASVCAVAGGRSVATSMGLSPLEGLVMGTRSGDLDPAVVFHLERVAGWSTADVDRLLNQRSGLVGLTGAGDMREVLRRRADGDPAARLAFDIYCARIRFYVGGYHALLGRVDAIVFTAGVGENAAPVRAASLAGLDRLGVQVDARRNDEGRGERLISPDGTPVQVWVVPTDEEYEIASQTRAVLTAG; encoded by the coding sequence GTGAGCGACGCGGCCCGGATCCTGGTGCTCAACTGCGGCTCATCGTCGCTGAAGTACCAGCTCTTCGACGGCGACCGGGTGGTCGACAAGGGCACCGTCGAACGGATCGGCGAGCCCGGCGGCGGGCCGGCCGACCACGCGGCCGCGCTGCGGCTGATGGCCGAACGGGTCGACCTGGCCGGGCTCGGCGCGGTCGGGCACCGGGTGGTGCACGGCGGTGTCCGGTTCGCCGAACCGACCCTGATCACCGACGGGGTGGTCACCGAGATCGAACGGCTGGTGCCGCTCGCCCCGCTGCACAACCCGGCCAATCTGACCGGGATCGCCCAGGCCCGCCGGCTGCTGCCGGGCGTACCGCAGGTCGCGGTCTTCGACACCGCCTTCCACCGCACCCTGCCGCCGGAGCAGGCCAGCTACGCGATCGACGTCGACACCGCGCAGCGGTACGGCATCCGCCGGTACGGGTTCCACGGCACCTCGCACGCGTACGTGTCCCGACGGACTGCCGCGCTGCTCGGCCGGGCGCCGGCCGACGTCGACGTGATCACCCTGCACCTGGGCAACGGGGCCAGCGTCTGCGCGGTGGCCGGCGGGCGCAGCGTGGCGACCTCGATGGGGCTGTCACCGTTGGAGGGCCTGGTGATGGGTACCCGCAGCGGTGACCTCGACCCGGCGGTGGTGTTCCACCTGGAGCGGGTGGCCGGCTGGTCGACCGCCGACGTCGACCGGCTGCTCAACCAGCGCAGCGGCCTGGTCGGGCTGACCGGGGCCGGCGACATGCGCGAGGTGCTGCGCCGCCGCGCGGACGGGGATCCGGCGGCCCGGCTCGCCTTCGACATCTACTGTGCCCGGATCCGGTTCTACGTCGGCGGATACCACGCGCTGCTCGGTCGGGTCGACGCGATCGTCTTCACCGCCGGGGTCGGCGAGAACGCCGCCCCGGTGCGCGCGGCGTCGCTGGCCGGGCTCGACCGGCTCGGTGTTCAGGTCGACGCGCGGCGCAACGACGAGGGCCGAGGCGAGCGATTGATCTCCCCGGACGGCACACCGGTGCAGGTGTGGGTGGTCCCCACCGACGAGGAGTACGAGATCGCCAGTCAGACGCGGGCGGTGCTGACCGCCGGCTGA
- the pta gene encoding phosphate acetyltransferase, whose amino-acid sequence MARSVYLAGLGPGGGKSTVALGLAELLSRRVERIGVFRPLVVGAGPDATLTLLRERYRIDLPDDQLYGVSYAEAAGLVADGRREELISRIVDRYRELERRCPAVLVVGSDFDDTGDNGGLPRELAFNARLATEFGSVVVALVDGIHRDSAEVAGAARSAYHSLTELGATVLAVIANRVDAGVVTPTLPVPVYAIPEIPAVSAPTVAEVAGALDATVLAGDDAALARDVLDFVVGAAHVPVLLDHLVDGALVITPGDRADLLVAVSAAHAAGLVSLAGVALTLGERPDPRAMRLVERLGTNLAVLSAPADSFHAVATAGRISGRPSTANPRKVEAALGAFESSVDTAELARRLDVTRSARVTPMMFEYALIDRARADRRRLVLPEGTDERILRATEILLRRGVADLTLLGDADDIGRRARELGVQIDGARLVDPTVSPWRDDFASRYAELRRHKGVTWELAHDVMGDVNYFGTMMVHTGHADGMVSGATHTTAATIRPAFEIIKTLPDVSVASSVFFMLLADRVLVYGDCAVNPDPDAEQLADIAVSSAQTAARFGIEPRVAMLSYSTGTSGSGDDVRKVAAATDLVRKRCPDLLVEGPIQYDAAIDPTVAATKLPGSDVAGRATVFVFPDLNTGNNTYKAVQRSAGAVAVGPVMQGLRRPVNDLSRGATVPDIVNTVAITAIQAAAQ is encoded by the coding sequence GTGGCGCGAAGTGTCTACCTAGCCGGTCTCGGCCCCGGTGGCGGCAAGTCCACCGTCGCCCTCGGCCTGGCCGAGCTGCTGTCCCGCCGGGTCGAGCGGATCGGGGTGTTCCGGCCGCTGGTCGTCGGTGCCGGCCCGGACGCGACCCTGACGCTGCTGCGTGAGCGCTACCGGATCGACCTGCCCGACGATCAGCTGTACGGGGTCAGCTACGCCGAGGCGGCCGGGCTGGTCGCCGACGGTCGGCGGGAGGAGCTGATCTCGCGGATTGTCGACCGGTACCGCGAACTGGAGCGGCGCTGCCCGGCGGTGCTGGTGGTCGGCAGCGATTTCGACGACACCGGTGACAACGGCGGTCTCCCCCGCGAGCTGGCGTTCAACGCCCGGCTGGCCACCGAGTTCGGCAGTGTGGTGGTGGCTCTCGTCGACGGGATCCACCGGGACAGCGCCGAGGTCGCCGGCGCGGCCCGCAGCGCGTACCACTCGTTGACCGAACTCGGCGCGACGGTGCTGGCCGTCATCGCGAACCGGGTCGACGCCGGGGTGGTGACCCCGACGCTGCCGGTGCCGGTCTACGCCATCCCGGAGATCCCGGCGGTCTCCGCGCCGACCGTCGCCGAGGTCGCCGGAGCCCTCGACGCCACCGTGCTGGCCGGCGACGACGCCGCGTTGGCCCGCGACGTGCTGGACTTCGTGGTCGGCGCGGCACACGTTCCGGTGCTGCTGGACCATCTCGTCGACGGCGCGTTGGTGATCACCCCCGGCGACCGGGCGGACCTGCTGGTCGCGGTCAGCGCGGCGCACGCCGCCGGGCTGGTCTCGCTGGCCGGGGTGGCGCTGACGCTGGGGGAACGACCGGATCCGCGGGCGATGCGTCTGGTGGAGCGGCTCGGCACCAACCTGGCGGTGCTGTCCGCACCGGCGGACAGCTTCCACGCGGTGGCCACCGCCGGACGCATCTCCGGCCGGCCCAGCACCGCGAACCCCCGCAAGGTGGAAGCCGCACTCGGCGCCTTCGAATCCAGCGTGGACACGGCCGAGCTGGCCCGCCGGCTGGACGTGACCCGGTCGGCCCGGGTGACCCCGATGATGTTCGAGTACGCGCTGATCGACCGGGCCCGGGCCGACCGCCGCCGGCTGGTGCTGCCGGAGGGCACCGACGAACGGATCCTGCGGGCAACCGAGATCCTGCTCCGACGCGGCGTCGCCGACCTGACCCTGCTCGGCGACGCCGACGACATCGGCCGCCGGGCCCGCGAGCTGGGCGTGCAGATCGACGGCGCGCGGCTGGTCGACCCGACGGTCAGCCCGTGGCGCGACGACTTCGCGTCCCGATACGCCGAGCTGCGCCGGCACAAGGGCGTCACCTGGGAGCTCGCCCACGACGTGATGGGTGACGTCAACTACTTCGGCACGATGATGGTGCACACCGGGCACGCCGACGGCATGGTCTCCGGGGCCACCCACACCACCGCCGCGACGATCCGCCCCGCCTTCGAGATCATCAAAACGCTGCCGGACGTGTCGGTCGCGTCCAGCGTGTTCTTCATGCTGCTCGCCGACCGGGTACTGGTGTACGGCGACTGTGCGGTCAACCCGGACCCGGACGCCGAGCAGCTGGCCGACATCGCGGTCAGCTCGGCGCAGACCGCCGCCCGGTTCGGTATCGAGCCGCGGGTCGCGATGCTGTCCTACTCCACCGGGACCTCCGGCAGCGGCGACGACGTCCGCAAGGTCGCGGCCGCCACCGACCTGGTCCGCAAGCGGTGCCCGGACCTGCTGGTCGAGGGTCCGATCCAGTACGACGCGGCGATCGATCCGACGGTCGCCGCCACCAAGCTGCCCGGCAGCGACGTCGCCGGGCGGGCCACCGTCTTCGTCTTCCCCGACCTGAACACCGGCAACAACACCTACAAGGCGGTCCAGCGCTCGGCCGGCGCGGTCGCCGTCGGACCGGTCATGCAGGGTCTGCGCCGACCGGTCAACGACCTGTCCCGGGGAGCCACCGTGCCCGATATCGTCAACACCGTGGCGATCACCGCGATCCAGGCGGCCGCGCAGTGA
- a CDS encoding DUF6104 family protein: MYFTDRGIEELAQRRGEEEVAISWLAERLRDFVDLHPEFETPVERFATWLARLDDEDD; the protein is encoded by the coding sequence GTGTACTTCACCGACCGGGGCATCGAGGAGCTGGCGCAGCGCCGCGGCGAGGAGGAGGTCGCCATCTCCTGGCTCGCCGAACGGCTGCGTGACTTCGTCGACCTGCACCCGGAGTTCGAGACCCCGGTGGAGCGGTTCGCCACCTGGCTGGCCCGGCTCGACGACGAGGACGACTGA